From one Caldithrix abyssi DSM 13497 genomic stretch:
- a CDS encoding cytochrome c oxidase subunit 3 family protein, translating to MMEKTMQHTTFLQHHFADAEQQRESAKLGMWIFLVTEVLLFSGLFVFYAVYRALHPDMFINAHKYLDVYLGTINTVVLISSSVTVALAIRSLQLNKSKVAARYLLVTLLLAAVFLVVKYFEYHHKFELGQLPGKFYTFQGIEGTNPHVFFSIYFMMTGLHGLHVLGGMVAIFIMWIKTIKGHFNSEYYTPVENTGLYWHLVDLFWIYIFPLLYLIG from the coding sequence ATGATGGAAAAAACGATGCAACACACAACCTTTTTACAACACCATTTTGCCGATGCCGAGCAACAGCGTGAATCGGCAAAGCTGGGAATGTGGATCTTTTTAGTTACCGAGGTATTACTGTTTAGCGGTCTGTTTGTTTTTTATGCAGTCTATCGAGCCCTGCATCCTGATATGTTCATCAACGCTCATAAATATCTGGATGTCTATCTGGGAACCATAAACACGGTTGTGCTCATCAGCAGTTCGGTTACGGTGGCGCTGGCCATTCGCAGCCTGCAGCTGAATAAAAGCAAAGTGGCCGCCCGCTATTTGCTGGTGACTCTTCTTTTAGCCGCCGTGTTTTTAGTAGTTAAATATTTTGAATATCATCATAAATTTGAGCTGGGACAGCTGCCGGGCAAATTTTACACCTTTCAGGGAATTGAAGGGACCAATCCACACGTCTTTTTCAGCATCTATTTCATGATGACCGGTTTGCACGGCCTGCATGTCTTGGGCGGGATGGTCGCCATCTTCATCATGTGGATTAAAACAATAAAAGGGCATTTTAACAGCGAATATTACACGCCGGTGGAAAATACCGGTCTGTACTGGCATCTGGTTGACCTGTTCTGGATTTACATTTTTCCGTTGTTGTATTTAATAGGGTAA
- a CDS encoding COX15/CtaA family protein: MKKFKSFALFTTAATYLLIFIGGLVRVSGAGLGCPDWPKCFGRWIPPTDISQLPPDMDPNLFNFTLAWIEYINRLAGMTVGLLIAVLAVWAIVKFRDQKNILIPAVLSALLVAFQGWQGSKVVSSGLEPFVITIHMALAFIIVSLVLYVYLQSHLRLKNNQLLLVRQNIKRAVLGLYLISIVQIIIGTQIRSQIEHIQKATPLLETGAVLDLVGFTTPLHVALALGMIVSAIYLRTYFKSTERSIPAHIENLVNAAIILFVLQALVGMVLIWIDLPALGRVIHLWISSMIIGVLLTLFVFLKTKGKNV, encoded by the coding sequence ATGAAAAAATTCAAAAGTTTTGCCCTGTTTACCACGGCGGCTACCTACCTTTTGATATTTATCGGGGGACTGGTGCGCGTTTCCGGAGCCGGTTTGGGCTGCCCCGACTGGCCCAAATGCTTCGGTCGCTGGATTCCGCCAACAGATATCAGCCAGCTCCCACCTGATATGGATCCGAATCTCTTTAATTTCACCCTGGCCTGGATTGAATATATCAATCGGCTGGCCGGGATGACGGTGGGCCTGCTCATCGCCGTTTTGGCCGTGTGGGCGATTGTTAAATTTAGGGATCAAAAAAACATTCTGATTCCCGCGGTGTTAAGCGCCCTGTTGGTTGCCTTTCAGGGATGGCAGGGGAGCAAAGTGGTCAGTTCAGGACTGGAACCTTTTGTAATTACCATCCACATGGCGCTGGCTTTTATTATTGTGTCTCTGGTATTGTACGTGTATTTGCAAAGCCATCTGCGCTTAAAAAACAATCAGCTGCTGTTGGTGCGTCAGAATATTAAACGGGCTGTTTTGGGGTTGTACTTGATCTCGATCGTCCAGATCATTATTGGCACACAAATTCGATCCCAAATCGAGCACATTCAAAAAGCAACGCCGCTACTGGAAACCGGAGCCGTATTGGATCTGGTGGGTTTTACCACGCCGCTGCACGTGGCTCTGGCGCTGGGCATGATTGTTTCGGCCATTTATTTACGCACCTATTTTAAGAGCACAGAACGATCGATTCCGGCCCACATTGAGAATTTGGTAAACGCCGCGATCATTTTGTTTGTTTTGCAAGCGCTGGTAGGCATGGTGCTGATCTGGATTGACTTGCCTGCCCTGGGAAGAGTAATTCATTTGTGGATTTCCAGCATGATTATCGGCGTGTTGCTCACCTTATTTGTCTTTTTAAAAACTAAAGGGAAAAACGTATGA
- a CDS encoding cytochrome C oxidase subunit IV family protein: MSQNQKDHILPLKVYLLSGAALLLLTVVTVAISFVHLGPFNLAVAMLIASFKASIVALIFMHLAYDNKLFLSIFLISIAFVTVFIVLTMFDTLRRGDLYQESAKPIQEQSIIYQKEQSPEAPKAPVEANSKAN; this comes from the coding sequence ATGAGTCAAAATCAAAAAGATCATATTCTTCCGTTAAAAGTGTATCTGCTGTCCGGAGCGGCTTTGCTCTTACTGACGGTGGTAACGGTGGCGATTTCTTTTGTTCATCTTGGGCCTTTTAATCTGGCCGTGGCCATGCTCATCGCTTCGTTTAAAGCTTCGATTGTGGCTTTGATTTTTATGCATCTGGCTTATGATAATAAGCTGTTCCTGAGCATCTTTCTGATTTCTATTGCTTTTGTAACCGTATTTATTGTTCTGACAATGTTTGACACATTACGGCGCGGCGATCTTTATCAGGAATCGGCAAAGCCCATTCAGGAACAATCCATAATCTATCAAAAGGAGCAATCGCCTGAAGCGCCAAAAGCGCCTGTTGAAGCAAATAGTAAAGCAAACTAA
- the ctaD gene encoding cytochrome c oxidase subunit I, with protein sequence MSEGVNYLTAEKGWKSWLFTVDHKRIAILYMYSIMFFFLIGGLLALVIRLELITPEKVMLSADAYNKMFTLHGGIMIFLFIIPGIPAILGNFVLPLQIGARDVAFPKLNLASWYFYIVGAIIMVYSILKGGVDTGWTFYTPYSTSVTGPVVSMVFGAFIVGFSSIFTGINFIATIHKLRAPGMTWFKMPLFVWGLYATSIIQVIATPVLGITLLLLIMERLLGIGIFDPAMGGDPVLFQNFFWFYSHPAVYIMILPGMGIISELVTTFSKKKIFGYKAIAFSSLGIALVSFLVWGHHMYVSGQSELAAAIFSFLTFLVGIPSGIKMFNWLATMYKGKISLETPMLYALSFMFLFAIGGFTGIMLGALSTDVHLHDTYFVVAHFHYVMMGGTVMAFIGGLHYWWPKIWGRKYSEFWGRIAAGLLFVGFNVTFVSQFVMGMLGMPRRYYTYVEQYRAYHVFSSYGAFVIGLAFLIMACYLIYSIVKGEKVKDKNPWGALTLDWTTDTPPDPHNFERIPLVTDGPYDYDRIKIVEDRRVYKEEQAKESVLS encoded by the coding sequence ATGAGTGAAGGAGTAAATTATCTAACCGCAGAGAAAGGCTGGAAATCCTGGCTTTTTACGGTTGATCATAAACGCATTGCCATTTTGTACATGTACAGTATCATGTTTTTCTTTTTAATCGGCGGACTTCTGGCGCTGGTGATTCGACTGGAGTTGATTACGCCGGAAAAGGTGATGCTTTCGGCCGATGCCTACAATAAAATGTTTACCCTGCACGGCGGCATCATGATTTTTCTGTTTATCATACCGGGGATTCCTGCCATTTTAGGCAATTTTGTTCTGCCTTTGCAAATCGGGGCGCGCGATGTGGCCTTTCCAAAATTAAATCTGGCGAGCTGGTATTTTTACATCGTGGGCGCTATTATTATGGTTTATTCCATTCTTAAGGGCGGGGTGGATACAGGCTGGACCTTTTACACACCCTACAGCACATCGGTTACCGGGCCGGTGGTTTCCATGGTCTTTGGCGCCTTTATTGTTGGCTTTTCTTCCATTTTTACCGGTATTAATTTTATTGCCACCATTCACAAACTGCGCGCTCCGGGAATGACCTGGTTTAAAATGCCGCTTTTTGTGTGGGGACTTTACGCCACTTCGATTATTCAGGTCATCGCCACACCGGTGCTGGGCATTACCCTGCTGCTTTTAATCATGGAGCGCCTGCTGGGCATCGGCATTTTTGATCCGGCCATGGGCGGCGATCCGGTGCTGTTTCAGAACTTTTTTTGGTTCTATTCGCATCCCGCCGTTTACATCATGATTTTACCCGGCATGGGCATCATCAGCGAACTGGTGACAACCTTTTCTAAAAAGAAGATATTTGGCTACAAGGCCATTGCTTTTTCCAGCCTGGGTATTGCTCTGGTCAGCTTTTTGGTCTGGGGCCACCACATGTACGTTAGCGGGCAGTCTGAGCTGGCGGCGGCTATTTTTTCTTTTCTTACCTTTTTGGTGGGCATTCCTTCGGGAATAAAAATGTTCAACTGGCTGGCCACCATGTACAAAGGAAAAATCAGCCTGGAAACGCCCATGCTCTACGCTCTGTCCTTCATGTTCCTGTTTGCCATTGGGGGCTTTACGGGAATCATGTTAGGGGCTCTTTCTACAGATGTGCATTTACACGACACCTATTTTGTGGTGGCGCATTTTCACTATGTGATGATGGGCGGCACTGTGATGGCTTTTATCGGTGGACTGCACTACTGGTGGCCCAAAATTTGGGGCAGAAAATACAGCGAGTTTTGGGGGCGCATTGCCGCCGGTCTGTTGTTTGTGGGATTTAACGTCACTTTTGTCAGCCAGTTTGTGATGGGCATGTTGGGCATGCCCCGCCGCTACTACACTTATGTGGAACAATACAGAGCGTATCATGTGTTTTCTTCTTACGGCGCTTTTGTGATCGGGCTGGCTTTTTTAATTATGGCCTGTTATCTGATTTACAGCATTGTAAAAGGCGAAAAAGTCAAAGACAAAAATCCGTGGGGCGCGCTTACTCTGGACTGGACGACGGATACGCCGCCAGACCCGCATAATTTTGAACGCATTCCGCTGGTGACAGATGGACCGTATGATTACGACCGCATTAAGATTGTGGAAGATCGGCGCGTTTACAAGGAAGAGCAGGCTAAAGAATCGGTGTTAAGCTAA
- a CDS encoding SCO family protein has translation MKRLKLIILFAAALLVILIIAMTVIQKAQNSLANLPRLYAVPEFTFVERSGQPFGLDQLKGKINVVDFIFTRCGGPCPLMGKSMGELYAAFSRSDKVQLVSITCDPDYDSLQVLQDYARDLGVTDQRWVFVRGEKEEMKNLYEQGFKLAGELPYDHSTKLILVDGEGWIRGYYDYDDPIDMDLLKQHIAALVRNLP, from the coding sequence ATGAAAAGATTAAAATTGATTATTCTGTTTGCAGCGGCATTGTTAGTCATTCTGATCATTGCCATGACCGTCATTCAAAAAGCGCAAAACAGTCTGGCTAATTTACCCAGATTGTACGCGGTGCCAGAATTTACATTTGTGGAGCGTAGCGGGCAGCCCTTTGGTCTTGATCAGCTAAAAGGGAAAATTAATGTGGTAGATTTTATCTTTACACGATGCGGCGGCCCCTGTCCGTTGATGGGCAAAAGCATGGGCGAACTGTACGCCGCTTTTTCCAGAAGCGATAAGGTGCAACTGGTTTCGATTACCTGCGATCCGGATTACGATTCACTGCAGGTTCTGCAAGATTATGCCAGAGACCTGGGCGTGACCGACCAACGCTGGGTTTTTGTTCGCGGGGAAAAAGAAGAGATGAAAAATTTGTACGAACAGGGTTTTAAACTTGCCGGAGAACTGCCGTACGATCACAGCACCAAGTTAATTCTGGTGGATGGCGAAGGGTGGATTCGCGGCTATTACGATTACGATGATCCAATTGACATGGATTTGCTCAAACAACATATTGCCGCTCTGGTCAGGAACTTACCATGA
- a CDS encoding DUF420 domain-containing protein produces MSVNDLSTVNAVLNALSFVLLLIGYHHIRHGRQAKHKKWMVGALISSMFFLISYLIYHYHVGSIPYPHYDWTRPLYFILLVPHIILAAAMTPFIFYMVYRALQGRFELHKRVARVVFPAWVFVSISGVLIYVMLYLR; encoded by the coding sequence ATGAGCGTAAACGATCTGTCCACTGTTAACGCTGTGCTTAATGCCTTAAGTTTTGTTTTACTCCTGATCGGCTACCATCACATCAGGCACGGGCGACAGGCAAAACACAAGAAGTGGATGGTGGGCGCTTTAATTTCTTCCATGTTCTTTTTAATTTCGTATTTGATCTATCACTATCATGTGGGATCCATTCCTTATCCCCATTACGACTGGACAAGACCGCTTTACTTTATACTGCTGGTGCCGCATATTATTCTGGCTGCGGCAATGACGCCGTTTATTTTTTACATGGTGTACCGCGCCTTACAGGGACGATTCGAATTGCATAAGCGTGTGGCAAGGGTGGTTTTTCCGGCCTGGGTATTTGTTTCCATTAGCGGCGTTTTAATTTACGTGATGCTCTATTTACGTTAG